The DNA window ATAGTGCCTTCCCGTATACAGGAGATTTAATAGCATCATCTGGCACTCATCATTTGGGAAACACTTCACTTGGAAAAGGTTAGTCATTAAGAACAGCCAGCGTGTTTGCTATTGCTTCTTCTGCCATCATATGGATGGCTTGGACTGTTGCAGTTCCAATGTGGGGGGTTATGATGACGTTATTCAGGTTTAATAAAGGATGATCtctggaagaaacagaaagaatagAATGTGTTACACATGGAACTTACTTTGCTGCTATCCCATGCTAGTTGTGAAGAACCGAACCTCAGCAACGGCACGTTCAGACCAAAGAAGAGAATGAGCACAAAGCTGTGGGATGCTTGCTTAcacatttcttcttctccatcCATCTTGCTCATTGCCTCGCCCATGAGTCAGGCTGGCAAAGACCCAACAGAGGTGGGAAAGAGGAATAACTTGTTGTTTATTTATGATTGTGCAAGACCGTCTGAACTTTTGCCCTTACACAATGAGTCTCCCCGTGGAGAGCAAAATTATGAGCACACTTTGAACAcagtttaaaacatttcagattaACAGACTGGGAAGGAAGTTTCTTTACCTTGGCAGAGGCTCAGGATGTGTCacatccagagctgctgctctaaTAACCTTATTCTGGAGAGCTTCTACCAATGCATCTTGATCAATAACTACACCTGCATTGAAATTAAATCTTGATATCCTGATGACttaataaacacatttttacctataacagGGGGGAAGGTCTGCAGGGTCAAGTGAGAAAAACTAGAGGATCTTTATCTTGTTAGAAACTAGAATGcctttttaataattattaacCAAAccaaagattttatttattaaccTTTAATTATAGGATGATTATGGTCCACTGCATAAGATTTTTCCTGGGATGAGACCAGTTCCAGTCCTTTCCTCATTTTGACACTTCCTGTATTATTATAGACAAATCATTTAATCTCTGCAGACTTTCCACTATTTTATCTCTGCTTTGTTTACTGATAATCTCTCTCATATGCTCGTTCAGTGCCAACAGATCTGTCATCCCATGTGAGGCTTTCTTTCTACACTGCTGTTCCAAATGTTACTTAATGTTTTATTTCGTACCCCGTTCTCCCTCGCTGATGATAAACCTTTCAGTTATTTCCACTAAAACCTGCTGTCTCTAGAATAAGGCTAAAGAGAACCAACCATCTGCTGAGCATCCCTAATTTCCATAGGACCTTTGAAGACATAGCATATGATCCATATAAGTCACACATTTGTAGACTGCCAGCTACTTCATGACTCAAACAACAGAGGGATATCACAGACTGAGGTTGGAGAGGGGAGTGTCAACACAATCAGACAAAACATGACCTTAAGTGTGGAGCCACAAACAGTGATTTCAGATCCTCTTACCTCGGCTGATGTTTATAAGAGTAGCTGTGGGTTTCATCAGCCCTAGCTCCTTTTTCCCAATCAGTTTGTGAGTCTCAGGAGTCAGGTTCACAACCAACATAACAAAGTCAGATTGCTATAGCAAGTCTTCCATCTTTGCACAGTAATGGGCATCAacagcctcttcctcctcctttcttctgaaggaaaaatgcaCACGTCCCCAAATTGACACAACTATTTCTAACTGAATTTAACAATCAATCAGCCCTAGAAGAGTTCCAGAAAGCACAGAAACTGAGAGATTTGAGACCAACGTAAAGGATAAGACATTGACAGGCACAGTTGGTAGAATGGATGCAGAAAGGATGTGGGCTAGAGGGAGCAAGAGGCTACAGGTGGAGTGATGTATGTGTGAAAGCACAGCAAGCACACAGGCAATATGAGGTTAGGAGGCTGACCCTGCTCTTCTCTCCTGTGTCTATGCTAATTCCTGTGGAGCCTTTCCTTGTCTGACATGCCAGTTAAGACTTGTGGttgaaaaaatatgaagtatGAGAGAAAGGGAACTACAGATCCATGAGCAATTAAGGCCTTTGTCATTGATGAGTGATGAGTGATCTGGCTAGGCTGAAGAGACTAGCTGGGAGGAACAGGGATGCTGCCAGAAGCCTGAAGAAGAGtctgacaggacaggggacaccaCGAGGGCACCAGGCCTGGTTTGCTTGCATAACATCTCCCAAATGCTTACACAGTCCTTGTTTCAAACTGGTAGTGTCTAACCAGGACAGGGCAAGTGGAGGGGGAACTGCTTcctgaggggagcaggagggagccaAGTGAGGAAGTGGTGGCACAGTGGTGCTTGTCACACTGCTTACAACTGCCACAAGTGCATAGGAAGAATGGGGACAGAGCCGTGGCTTCTGTCACTGCCCCCTGGACAATTAAATGCAGAAACCAGGTGCCTTTAGCTCTGGTTTCTGTTATGGTACAGGATCCTCATGTTGAAGGCTCTGGCTCTCTGAGCCACTTTGTATCCAGTGCTGCCCATCCCAATGATCCCAAGAGTCGCTCTGGTTACTTCCACTCCCAGCCAGTCAACAGCGAAATATTTTGTGTCTGGAGACATAGCAATGTGGCAGCCTGTGTGTAAATACATGTTGAATGGGTAGAAATGAGCCATAAATGTAGGcctgggggaaagaaaaggtttatCACCATCACAGCAGTGGGGCTCTGGAACACTCCTTACAAAACACCTTTGTTGATTTGATATAAGGGCCTGGAAGGTGCCAATTCCTGCACCCAGGCCTGAAGCCAGTAACACAGTGGGATCCTGACTGGGTACTGTGCTGGAAGGAATGACTCCTT is part of the Vidua chalybeata isolate OUT-0048 chromosome 1, bVidCha1 merged haplotype, whole genome shotgun sequence genome and encodes:
- the LOC128794577 gene encoding LOW QUALITY PROTEIN: glyoxylate/hydroxypyruvate reductase B-like (The sequence of the model RefSeq protein was modified relative to this genomic sequence to represent the inferred CDS: substituted 2 bases at 2 genomic stop codons) — protein: MCPALSRSRELLTLPAAAGSGCERHVVRKKPALVMAEGELPAVLILDIGGTHGVLEDLAALLKKHFHLITMKEFLGNKEEMRKKIKSVFVFECRLTIDCELLESLPNLEVIANSGVGVDHLDLKMILSFGVKVTNNPHVVADPTADRGMALMLASARRLVEGCHIAMSPDTKYFAVDWLGVEVTRATLGIIGMGSTGYKVAQRARAFNMRILYHNRNQSXRRKEEEEAVDAHYCAKMEDLLXQSDFVMLVVNLTPETHKLIGKKELGLMKPTATLINISRGVVIDQDALVEALQNKVIRAAALDVTHPEPLPRDHPLLNLNNVIITPHIGTATVQAIHMMAEEAIANTLAVLND